Below is a genomic region from Candidatus Krumholzibacteriota bacterium.
TTTGCTCACGACCGTTCCTTCCCCCGCGGCTTCACGCCGCCGTACCGGCGCTCGCGGCCGAGATAGTCGCGGATCGCGCCGAGAAGGTGCGGTTCCCGGAAATCGGGCCACAGGACGTCGAGGACGACGATCTCGGTGTAGGCGAGTTGCCAGAGAAAGAAATTGCTGATCCGGAACTCGCCGCTCGTCCGGATCAGCAGATCGGGGTCGGGCAGGTCCGGCGCGTAGAGGTGTTTCGCGAAGGCCTCCTCGTCGACGGGCCCCGCCCCGGATGCGCCCCGCCGCTTTTCGTCGAGGATGCGGTTCACCGCGTCGACGATCTCGGCCCGGCCGCTGTAGCTCAGGCAGAGGTTGAGGATCATGCCGCGGTTGTCGGAAAGCTTGTCGATCGTCTCGTCGAGCGCCGCGCGCGTGGAC
It encodes:
- the uppS gene encoding di-trans,poly-cis-decaprenylcistransferase; amino-acid sequence: MNTTIEREIAELSARPDLPGHIAVIMDGNGRWATQRRLPRIDGHRAGREAVRAAVRTCARLGVGALSLFTFSIENWKRPRAEVGALMAFLRNILASEFLELDENDIRLRASGRLDMLPASTRAALDETIDKLSDNRGMILNLCLSYSGRAEIVDAVNRILDEKRRGASGAGPVDEEAFAKHLYAPDLPDPDLLIRTSGEFRISNFFLWQLAYTEIVVLDVLWPDFREPHLLGAIRDYLGRERRYGGVKPRGKERS